The Desulfovibrio fairfieldensis sequence AAGCACAACTTCCTGGTCAAGGATGTGAGCAAGCTGGCCCTGACCATCCGCCAGGCCTTTTATCTGGCCCGCTCGGGCCGCCCCGGCCCGGTGCTGGTGGACCTGCCCAAGGACGTGGTCCAGGCCAGGGCGGAATTCGTCTGGCCGGAAGACATCTACATGCGCAGCTACAACCCCACCTACAAGCCCAATCTCAACCAGTTGCGGCGCACGGTGGAGGAGCTGGCCCAGGCCAGGCGGCCGGTGCTCCTGGCGGGCGGCGGCGTGATCATGGCCGATGCCGCCGAAGAACTGACCGCGCTGGCGCACAAGCTGCAAATCCCCGTGGCCTGCACGCTCATGGGCCTGGGCGGCTTTCCGGCCACGGACCCGCTGTCGCTGGGCATGGTGGGCATGCACGGCACCTACGCCGCCAACCTGGCCATCAACAACGCGGATCTGCTGGTCTGCGTGGGCGCGCGCTTCGACGACCGCGTGACCGGCAAGCTGACGGCCTTCGCCTCCAAGGCGCGCATCGTGCATATCGACATCGACCCCACCTCCATCCGTAAAAACGTGGAAGTGGACGTGCCGGTGGTGGGCGATTGCCGACAGGCTCTGTCCGGCATCATGGAAATCTGTGAGGCCAAGCTGGCGGACAAGGACTGGGCCGGCGAGCATGCCGAGTGGATTCGCGCCGTGTCCGAGTGGAAGGAAAGCAAGCCCCTTTCCTACCAGCAAAACGGCAACATCAAGCCCCAGCAGGTGGTGGAAGCCCTGCGTCACCTCACCCGCGGGGACGCCATCATCGCCACGGAAGTGGGGCAGCACCAGATGTGGGCCGCCCAATTCTATTCTTTCACCAAGCCGCGCACCCTGCTGACCAGCGGCGGCCTGGGCACCATGGGCTTCGGTTTTCCGGCGGCCATCGGCGCGCAGTTCGCTTTTCCGGACAAGCTGGTCATCGCCGTGGCCGGCGACGGCTCGCTGCAGATGAATATTCAGGAGCTGGCCACGGCCGTGGCCTACAAGCTGCCGGTCAAGGTGGTCATTCTGAACAACCGCCATCTCGGCATGGTTCGCCAGTGGCAGGAGCTTTTTTACAACCATAACTACAGCTCCACCAACATGGAGGCCCAACCCGACTTTGTGAAGCTGGCCGAAGCCTACGGCGCCGAGGGCTACCGCATTGAAAAGCCCGAGGACCTTCTGCCCGAGCTGGAAAAGGCCCTGGCCTCGCCTAACCCCGCTTTTATCGACGTGGTG is a genomic window containing:
- the ilvB gene encoding biosynthetic-type acetolactate synthase large subunit; this encodes MECTGAQILLESLKREGVDVLFGYPGGAVIDIYDELPRHPEIRHVLVRHEQGAVHAADGYARASGKVGACLVTSGPGATNTVTGIATANSDSIPLVVITGQVPTKLIGNDAFQEVDIVGITRSCTKHNFLVKDVSKLALTIRQAFYLARSGRPGPVLVDLPKDVVQARAEFVWPEDIYMRSYNPTYKPNLNQLRRTVEELAQARRPVLLAGGGVIMADAAEELTALAHKLQIPVACTLMGLGGFPATDPLSLGMVGMHGTYAANLAINNADLLVCVGARFDDRVTGKLTAFASKARIVHIDIDPTSIRKNVEVDVPVVGDCRQALSGIMEICEAKLADKDWAGEHAEWIRAVSEWKESKPLSYQQNGNIKPQQVVEALRHLTRGDAIIATEVGQHQMWAAQFYSFTKPRTLLTSGGLGTMGFGFPAAIGAQFAFPDKLVIAVAGDGSLQMNIQELATAVAYKLPVKVVILNNRHLGMVRQWQELFYNHNYSSTNMEAQPDFVKLAEAYGAEGYRIEKPEDLLPELEKALASPNPAFIDVVVEREENVYPIVPAGAALDEMLLV